From the genome of Bordetella sp. H567, one region includes:
- a CDS encoding copper resistance CopC/CopD family protein — translation MRALATAVFFACLSMVSTAAHAHAELIRTAPAEGAVLAAPPDAIILSFNEPVAPLALHLLGPGGTQLPLAQADVQGDTLSVPLPPRSPAGSYLFSWRIASADGHPVGGTLSFAIGVADAHAPTASPPYRAPWLYPIMALTAVALLAGLLFGIGGVAFDAWATQYESGGCRKHLPALLLAAIAVPVSLGLQGLDALAAPWSALLTRACWTAAMSTSYGLLVWIAEAAALAGLFASVAGTARRRRLLALLSTLLLGAALASSGHAATATVGNAARITVFLHVVAVASWLGALACLPIQLRAGYGETPLRRFSAAAGVIVAMLAATGLLLAWWQLRQPSDLWRTDYGRLLAGKLILVAGLLALGARNRWRWTGPTVRGDLGAMRALVRNIHWEIALAVGILCAVALWRFTPPPRALPAMATAAAHPMPGSHAAAVDRSMSMNDTRAMDPALSSAHALSGDGATLQLHGGGAQCRLIVAQKPDGHARVTLSLTRDDGAALRAREVSVTFSMAQMGIEGIVRPAHRAGQGDVADTWVVDDVPLLASGAWAVKVDALVSDFDSISLQGQGMLGPGGA, via the coding sequence ATGAGAGCACTGGCGACGGCCGTCTTTTTCGCATGCCTGTCCATGGTTTCGACGGCGGCCCATGCCCATGCCGAACTGATACGGACTGCGCCGGCCGAAGGCGCGGTGCTGGCGGCGCCGCCGGACGCAATCATCCTGAGCTTCAACGAGCCTGTCGCGCCGTTGGCGCTGCACCTGCTGGGCCCAGGCGGTACGCAGCTTCCACTGGCGCAGGCGGATGTCCAGGGCGACACGCTGTCGGTGCCGTTGCCGCCGCGGTCGCCGGCCGGCAGCTACCTGTTCAGCTGGCGCATCGCCTCCGCCGACGGCCATCCCGTCGGCGGTACGCTCAGCTTTGCCATCGGCGTGGCGGATGCCCATGCGCCTACGGCGTCGCCGCCGTACCGCGCGCCGTGGCTGTACCCCATCATGGCGCTGACGGCCGTCGCCCTGCTGGCCGGTCTGTTGTTCGGTATTGGCGGCGTGGCGTTCGATGCCTGGGCAACGCAGTATGAGTCCGGCGGCTGCCGCAAGCACCTGCCCGCGCTGCTGCTCGCCGCCATCGCCGTGCCTGTATCGCTGGGACTGCAGGGTCTGGATGCGCTCGCCGCGCCGTGGTCCGCGCTCTTGACCCGCGCGTGCTGGACGGCGGCCATGAGCACTTCCTATGGGCTGCTGGTATGGATAGCGGAGGCCGCCGCGCTCGCCGGCTTGTTCGCCAGCGTGGCCGGCACCGCGCGGCGGCGGCGCCTGCTCGCGCTGCTGTCCACGCTGCTGCTGGGCGCCGCCCTGGCGTCCAGCGGGCATGCCGCGACGGCCACCGTCGGCAATGCCGCGCGCATCACGGTGTTCCTGCATGTCGTCGCGGTAGCGTCCTGGCTTGGCGCGCTGGCCTGCCTGCCCATCCAGCTGCGGGCCGGTTATGGCGAAACGCCCTTGCGCCGCTTTTCCGCGGCGGCGGGCGTTATCGTCGCCATGCTGGCAGCCACGGGCCTGCTGCTGGCCTGGTGGCAATTGCGGCAACCTTCGGATCTCTGGCGCACCGATTATGGCCGCCTACTGGCCGGAAAGCTGATACTCGTCGCGGGCTTGCTTGCGCTGGGCGCCAGGAACCGCTGGCGATGGACTGGGCCCACCGTGCGCGGCGACCTGGGTGCCATGCGGGCACTCGTGCGCAATATCCACTGGGAAATCGCGCTCGCGGTCGGCATACTCTGCGCCGTCGCCCTATGGCGTTTCACCCCGCCGCCCCGCGCCTTGCCGGCGATGGCGACGGCCGCGGCACATCCAATGCCGGGCAGTCATGCGGCCGCGGTGGACCGGTCGATGTCGATGAACGATACGCGCGCCATGGACCCGGCGCTATCGTCCGCCCATGCCTTGTCCGGCGACGGTGCGACGCTGCAGCTCCATGGCGGTGGCGCGCAATGCCGGCTGATCGTGGCGCAGAAACCGGACGGCCATGCACGCGTGACGCTCAGCTTGACGCGCGACGATGGTGCGGCCCTGCGGGCGAGGGAAGTGTCGGTCACGTTTTCCATGGCGCAGATGGGCATTGAAGGCATCGTCCGGCCAGCCCATCGCGCGGGTCAGGGTGACGTCGCGGATACGTGGGTGGTGGACGATGTACCGCTGTTGGCGTCCGGAGCGTGGGCCGTCAAGGTCGATGCGCTGGTCTCCGATTTCGACAGCATTTCGCTGCAGGGCCAGGGCATGCTGGGGCCCGGGGGCGCCTGA
- the rng gene encoding ribonuclease G, which yields MSATHPDVYEDILINVTPFETRVAVVSQGAVQELHVERSIQRGHVGNIYLGRVVRVLPGMQSAFVDIGLERAAFIHIADLRENRAERSQGMNPTPIEKLLFEGQTLMVQVIKDPLGTKGARLSTQISMAGRMLVYLPHDPHIGISQKIDSESERVQLRERLQALMPAEEKGGFIVRTQAEGSADEELHADLDYLRKLWGSVQAAARSHPAPAVLHQDLTLAQRVLRDMVGPHTGTIRVDSRTTTADLIEWARLYTPSVVDRIHHYSGERPLFDTANVDEEIQRALSRRVDLKSGGYLIIDQTEALTTVDVNTGGFVGGRNFDDTIFKTNLEAAQAIARQLRLRNLGGIVILDFIDMEDAEHRETVLAELRKALSRDRTRMTVNGFTQLGLVEMTRKRTRDSLAHQLCEACPTCQSRGHVRTARTICYEILREILREARQFNPKEFRILASQQVVDLFLEEESQHLAMLGDFVGKTVSLEVETTYTQEQYDLILI from the coding sequence ATGTCAGCCACCCATCCCGACGTCTACGAAGACATCCTCATCAATGTCACCCCCTTCGAGACCCGAGTCGCGGTGGTCTCGCAGGGCGCCGTGCAGGAGCTGCACGTCGAACGCAGTATCCAGCGGGGACACGTGGGCAATATCTACCTGGGCCGCGTGGTGCGCGTCCTGCCGGGCATGCAGAGCGCCTTCGTGGATATCGGCCTGGAGCGCGCGGCCTTCATCCATATCGCGGACCTGCGCGAAAACCGCGCCGAGCGCAGCCAGGGCATGAATCCCACGCCCATCGAAAAGCTGCTGTTCGAAGGCCAGACGCTGATGGTGCAGGTGATCAAGGACCCACTCGGCACGAAAGGCGCGCGCCTGTCGACGCAGATCAGCATGGCCGGCCGCATGCTGGTCTATCTGCCGCATGATCCGCATATCGGCATTTCCCAGAAGATCGATTCCGAAAGCGAACGCGTGCAGCTGCGCGAGCGCTTGCAGGCCTTGATGCCCGCGGAAGAGAAAGGCGGGTTTATCGTGCGCACCCAGGCGGAAGGCTCCGCCGACGAAGAGCTGCACGCGGACCTGGACTACCTGCGCAAACTCTGGGGCAGCGTGCAGGCCGCCGCGCGCAGCCATCCCGCCCCCGCCGTGCTGCACCAGGACCTGACGCTGGCGCAACGGGTCTTGAGGGATATGGTGGGCCCGCACACCGGCACCATACGGGTGGATTCCCGCACCACGACGGCCGACCTGATCGAATGGGCCCGCCTGTATACGCCTTCGGTGGTGGACCGCATCCATCACTACAGCGGCGAGCGCCCATTGTTCGATACCGCCAATGTGGACGAGGAAATCCAGCGCGCGTTGTCCCGTCGGGTGGACTTGAAATCGGGTGGCTATTTGATTATCGACCAGACCGAAGCCTTGACGACGGTGGACGTGAACACCGGCGGCTTCGTGGGAGGCCGGAATTTCGACGACACGATATTCAAGACCAACCTGGAAGCGGCCCAAGCGATCGCGCGCCAACTGCGGCTGCGCAACCTGGGCGGCATCGTGATCCTGGATTTCATCGATATGGAGGATGCCGAGCACCGCGAAACGGTGCTGGCGGAGTTGCGCAAGGCCCTGTCCCGTGACCGGACGCGCATGACCGTAAACGGCTTCACCCAGTTGGGCCTGGTGGAAATGACGCGCAAGCGCACCCGCGACTCGCTGGCGCACCAGCTGTGCGAGGCCTGCCCCACTTGCCAATCCCGCGGACACGTACGTACCGCGCGCACCATCTGCTACGAGATCCTCCGGGAGATCCTGCGCGAGGCACGCCAGTTCAACCCCAAGGAATTCCGCATCCTGGCGTCGCAGCAGGTGGTGGATCTGTTCCTGGAAGAGGAAAGCCAGCATCTGGCGATGCTGGGGGACTTCGTGGGCAAGACGGTGTCGCTGGAAGTCGAGACCACCTATACGCAGGAACAGTACGACCTGATCCTGATCTAG
- a CDS encoding DUF924 family protein — protein sequence MSLAQQDIPTDAAAVIQFWRDAGPRKWFAKDPAFDAEFADRFAALHFAAARRELDHWAATAPGVLALLILLDQYPRNAFRGTAHMYATDPLARLFATRAIEQGLDRQAEPDMLVFFYLPFEHSEDALDQARSVELARKLDPRSRDFAILHRDIIARFGRFPHRNPHLGRTTTPDEQAFLDQKGFAG from the coding sequence ATGTCCCTCGCGCAGCAGGATATACCCACGGACGCAGCGGCCGTCATCCAATTCTGGCGGGATGCGGGACCCCGCAAATGGTTCGCCAAGGACCCGGCCTTCGATGCTGAATTCGCCGATCGATTCGCGGCCCTGCATTTCGCGGCCGCGCGCCGCGAGCTGGACCATTGGGCAGCGACGGCACCGGGAGTGCTGGCGCTGTTGATCCTTCTGGACCAGTACCCACGCAACGCCTTCCGCGGCACTGCCCATATGTACGCCACCGATCCCTTGGCGCGGCTGTTCGCTACCCGCGCGATAGAGCAGGGCCTGGACCGGCAGGCGGAACCCGACATGCTGGTCTTCTTCTACTTGCCATTCGAGCATTCGGAGGATGCGCTGGATCAGGCGCGGTCGGTCGAACTCGCACGCAAGCTGGACCCGCGCAGCCGGGACTTCGCCATCCTGCACCGGGACATCATCGCCCGTTTCGGCCGATTTCCGCATCGCAATCCGCATCTCGGCCGTACGACGACGCCCGATGAACAGGCCTTCCTGGACCAAAAAGGCTTCGCGGGGTAA
- a CDS encoding glycosyltransferase family 4 protein: MKILYTNFHPRNGGGHVTYIMNLARGLRQAHDITVATPGTSRLYRYAAELPGVRVADIRFRSRASALFSECAALRRLVQQERFDVIHVNGSTDHRLAMLATLGGRRPPIVFTKHNDLPLGTVGHRMRARFGTDRVIAVSEFVAGLLRRSPYARLPIATVRHGIDTDYFAPPSDALRPGLREKYFGPTAPGKILLGSAGGTDYDKGWLDLLAGLAMLAPEERQRFRVLIAGDVPDDAKMARVREVGMQDQVVFPGLLDDVRSALAACDVGFVLSYREALSFACREVMSLGLPALISNAGGLPENVADGRDGWIVPVRDPRAIAGVLRGMLADPRRIGAMGAAAREKSLREFNLPRFVDATFAVYQAALDRR; encoded by the coding sequence TTGAAAATCCTTTACACCAACTTCCATCCGCGCAACGGCGGCGGGCACGTCACCTACATCATGAACCTGGCGCGTGGCCTGCGGCAGGCGCATGACATCACCGTCGCCACGCCCGGCACCAGCCGGCTGTACCGCTATGCCGCCGAACTGCCGGGTGTCCGCGTGGCGGATATCCGCTTCCGCTCGCGCGCCTCCGCGCTGTTCAGCGAATGCGCGGCGCTGCGCCGCCTGGTCCAGCAGGAAAGATTCGACGTCATCCATGTGAACGGTTCGACGGACCACAGGCTGGCGATGCTCGCTACCCTGGGCGGGCGGCGGCCGCCCATCGTCTTTACCAAGCACAACGATCTGCCGCTCGGCACCGTCGGCCATCGCATGCGGGCGCGCTTCGGCACAGACCGCGTCATCGCGGTCAGCGAATTCGTCGCCGGGCTGTTGCGGCGCTCGCCTTATGCGCGCCTGCCCATCGCCACCGTCCGCCACGGCATCGATACGGACTACTTCGCGCCGCCTTCGGATGCCCTGCGTCCGGGCCTGCGCGAAAAATATTTCGGGCCCACGGCGCCAGGCAAGATCCTGCTGGGCAGCGCGGGCGGCACGGACTACGACAAGGGCTGGCTGGACTTGCTGGCCGGCCTGGCGATGCTCGCGCCCGAAGAAAGGCAGCGCTTCCGCGTGCTGATTGCCGGCGACGTGCCGGACGACGCCAAAATGGCCCGCGTACGCGAGGTGGGCATGCAGGACCAGGTCGTGTTTCCGGGGCTGCTGGATGACGTGCGTTCCGCGCTGGCGGCCTGCGACGTCGGCTTCGTGTTGTCGTATCGCGAAGCCCTGTCCTTCGCCTGCCGCGAGGTCATGTCCCTGGGCCTGCCCGCCTTGATATCGAATGCCGGCGGCCTGCCGGAGAACGTGGCCGACGGCCGTGACGGCTGGATCGTGCCGGTGCGCGATCCGCGAGCCATCGCCGGCGTCCTGCGGGGCATGCTGGCCGATCCGCGGCGGATCGGCGCCATGGGCGCGGCCGCGCGCGAGAAAAGCCTGCGCGAGTTCAACCTGCCCAGGTTCGTGGACGCGACTTTCGCTGTCTACCAGGCCGCGCTGGACCGCCGGTAG
- a CDS encoding YcnI family copper-binding membrane protein — MSRFLRCASMLAALGLSTIAGAVHAHVTIETREAPAGSYYKAVFRVPHGCGGSDTRKLRIRIPDGVIGVKPQPKPGWKLDIVQGNYDKPYTLHGARVEQGVKELSWTGDLPDAYYDEFVFNAYLADDVPAGKPLYFPVVQECDKGTSRWIEIPANNGPRPPHPAPALRILPAQPH, encoded by the coding sequence ATGTCCCGTTTTCTCCGGTGCGCATCGATGCTGGCCGCGCTCGGCCTGTCGACCATCGCCGGCGCCGTCCATGCCCACGTCACCATCGAGACTCGCGAGGCGCCCGCGGGCAGTTATTACAAGGCCGTCTTCCGCGTCCCGCATGGCTGCGGCGGTTCCGACACCCGCAAACTGCGGATCCGCATTCCGGACGGCGTCATCGGCGTAAAACCCCAGCCCAAGCCGGGATGGAAGCTGGATATCGTGCAGGGCAACTACGATAAGCCGTACACCTTGCACGGGGCGCGCGTGGAGCAAGGCGTCAAGGAGCTCAGCTGGACAGGTGACCTGCCGGACGCCTACTACGACGAGTTCGTCTTCAATGCCTATCTGGCGGACGACGTGCCAGCCGGCAAGCCGCTGTACTTCCCCGTCGTGCAGGAGTGCGACAAGGGTACGTCGCGCTGGATCGAAATTCCGGCGAACAACGGGCCCCGGCCGCCGCATCCGGCGCCGGCGCTGCGGATATTGCCGGCACAACCGCACTAG
- a CDS encoding glycosyltransferase family 9 protein yields the protein MPSITRLYVRLPNWVGDVCMSLPTLRLLREAGLPLVLCARPWARDLLAGVAAQDDFIAMRGAFWQDRAAVRAHVRNSEGGGAALALPDSLSSAAVFRLAGLPVAGYRDDGRRPLLRWPVRKPDAPLHAVESWYYLAREALGRWGLPAGAPRPGPALGLTLTDAHQAQAQSCLSQAGLGQAPFVLIAPTATGLHRGRNKVWPGFAALTRDLQASGIQVAMCPPPAEVEAARANAPDALLLPAMGLGAFAALTTRAALVICNDSGVSHVAAAAGARQITLFGVTQRDRTGPWSAAARCLGSDQGWPEVREVAQNAYAMLNGHEAGHAPHELTGAAPT from the coding sequence ATGCCATCCATCACCCGTTTGTACGTGCGACTGCCCAATTGGGTGGGCGATGTCTGCATGAGCCTGCCCACCCTGCGCCTGCTGCGGGAGGCCGGACTGCCGCTGGTCCTGTGCGCCCGGCCCTGGGCGCGGGACCTGCTTGCCGGCGTTGCCGCGCAGGACGATTTCATCGCCATGCGCGGCGCGTTCTGGCAGGACCGCGCTGCCGTGCGGGCGCACGTGCGGAACTCGGAAGGGGGTGGCGCGGCACTGGCGCTGCCGGATTCGCTGTCCAGCGCGGCGGTCTTTCGCCTGGCGGGATTGCCCGTGGCGGGCTACCGGGACGACGGCCGCAGGCCGCTGCTGCGGTGGCCTGTGCGCAAGCCCGACGCGCCGCTGCATGCGGTCGAATCCTGGTACTACCTGGCGCGCGAGGCCCTGGGCCGCTGGGGCCTGCCGGCCGGCGCGCCGCGGCCGGGCCCCGCGTTGGGCTTGACGCTGACTGATGCACACCAGGCGCAGGCCCAATCCTGCCTGTCCCAGGCCGGGCTGGGACAGGCGCCCTTCGTCCTGATCGCACCCACCGCCACGGGGCTGCACCGCGGGCGCAACAAGGTATGGCCAGGGTTTGCCGCGCTGACGCGCGATCTGCAGGCAAGCGGCATACAGGTCGCCATGTGCCCTCCCCCGGCCGAAGTGGAGGCGGCGCGCGCCAATGCACCGGACGCACTGCTGCTGCCGGCCATGGGACTGGGCGCCTTCGCCGCCCTGACCACCCGCGCCGCCCTGGTCATATGCAACGATTCCGGCGTGTCCCACGTGGCCGCGGCGGCGGGAGCGCGCCAGATCACCCTGTTCGGGGTCACCCAGCGCGACCGCACCGGCCCGTGGTCGGCCGCGGCGCGTTGCCTGGGATCGGACCAGGGCTGGCCGGAGGTGCGGGAAGTCGCGCAAAACGCGTATGCAATGTTGAATGGGCATGAGGCCGGCCATGCACCGCATGAATTGACAGGGGCCGCGCCGACCTGA
- the msbA gene encoding lipid A export permease/ATP-binding protein MsbA — protein MDSATRTRPTGSQPVRAVLWKRIYSRVGSHWKALLLAILLMAGAAGTQPTLAVIMKPLLDEGFSGARPYYVWAIPLAVVGLIFLRGVCNFFSDYLLAWVANNVLRGIRQEMFDRLLGLPDEEFKRGDTGRLLNRFTIDAGNVTGYATDVITVLVRETLVVVALICVLLYMSWLLTLIILVMLPVSVLIARVFIRRLRKINRETVNMNAELTRVVGEGIDGQRVIKLFDGYEYERGRFGYVNSRLRRYAMRSAVADAAMTPLTQVCIALSVGGIIAVALGQANAGTLTAGSFAAFMASLAQLFDPVKRLTNLAGRMQRMLVSAESVFLLIDEVPEQETGNRTLPQPIRGQVEFRGVCHRFPDAIRDTVSDVSFTVQPGETVALVGRSGSGKTTLVNMLPRFVHPTAGCISVDGVDIRELTLSSLRSNLSLVSQDVVLFDDTIAVNVGYGALGQASDQQVLDALEAANLRDFVNSLPNGIHTRVGENAARLSGGQRQRLAIARALIKNAPILILDEATSALDNESERQVQASLERLMKGRTTLVIAHRLSTVQNADRIIVLDAGKVMEQGRHEKLLAANGLYASLYRMQFRESE, from the coding sequence TTGGATTCTGCCACTCGCACCAGGCCTACCGGATCGCAGCCGGTCAGGGCCGTGCTCTGGAAACGTATATATTCGCGCGTCGGGTCGCACTGGAAGGCCTTGCTGCTGGCAATTCTGCTGATGGCAGGGGCGGCGGGTACCCAGCCTACCTTGGCCGTCATCATGAAGCCCCTGCTGGACGAGGGGTTCAGCGGCGCCCGGCCTTATTACGTGTGGGCCATCCCGCTTGCCGTCGTCGGCCTTATTTTCCTGCGCGGCGTGTGCAACTTCTTCAGTGACTACCTGCTGGCCTGGGTCGCCAACAATGTCCTGCGCGGCATCCGCCAGGAAATGTTCGACCGCCTGCTGGGTCTGCCGGACGAGGAATTCAAGCGCGGCGATACCGGGCGCCTCTTGAACCGCTTCACCATCGATGCCGGCAACGTGACCGGCTATGCCACGGACGTCATCACCGTTCTGGTGCGCGAAACCCTGGTGGTGGTCGCCCTGATCTGCGTCCTGCTTTATATGTCGTGGCTGCTGACGTTGATCATCCTCGTCATGCTGCCGGTTTCCGTCCTGATCGCGCGCGTGTTCATCCGGCGTTTGCGCAAGATCAACCGCGAAACCGTCAACATGAATGCCGAGCTGACGCGCGTGGTCGGCGAAGGCATCGACGGCCAGCGCGTCATCAAGCTGTTCGACGGCTATGAATACGAGCGCGGCCGTTTCGGCTACGTCAATTCGCGCCTGCGCCGCTACGCCATGCGCAGCGCCGTGGCCGACGCGGCCATGACGCCGCTCACGCAGGTCTGCATCGCCCTGTCGGTCGGGGGCATCATCGCGGTCGCGCTAGGGCAGGCCAACGCGGGCACGCTCACCGCCGGCAGCTTTGCGGCCTTCATGGCGTCCCTGGCGCAGTTGTTCGATCCCGTCAAGCGCCTGACTAACCTGGCCGGCCGCATGCAGCGCATGCTGGTCTCGGCCGAAAGCGTTTTCCTGCTTATCGACGAAGTCCCCGAACAGGAAACCGGCAACCGGACGCTGCCGCAGCCCATACGCGGACAGGTGGAATTCCGCGGCGTATGCCATCGCTTTCCCGACGCCATCCGGGATACGGTGAGCGATGTGTCCTTCACGGTGCAGCCGGGCGAAACCGTGGCGCTGGTGGGGCGATCGGGTAGCGGCAAGACGACGCTGGTCAACATGCTGCCTCGCTTCGTCCACCCCACCGCCGGCTGCATCTCGGTGGACGGCGTGGACATCCGCGAGCTCACACTAAGCAGCCTGCGCTCGAATCTATCCCTGGTCAGCCAGGACGTCGTGTTGTTCGACGACACCATCGCGGTGAACGTAGGCTACGGCGCGCTGGGCCAAGCCAGCGACCAGCAGGTGCTGGACGCGCTGGAAGCCGCGAACCTGCGGGACTTCGTCAACAGCCTGCCCAACGGCATCCATACCCGGGTGGGCGAAAACGCCGCCCGCCTGTCGGGCGGCCAGCGTCAGCGGCTGGCGATCGCGCGCGCGCTGATCAAGAACGCGCCCATCCTGATTCTGGACGAAGCCACTTCCGCCTTGGACAACGAATCGGAACGGCAGGTGCAGGCATCGCTGGAACGACTCATGAAGGGCCGCACCACGCTGGTGATCGCCCATCGTCTTTCCACCGTGCAGAACGCGGACCGCATCATCGTGCTGGATGCCGGCAAGGTCATGGAGCAGGGTCGCCACGAAAAACTGCTTGCGGCCAACGGCCTTTACGCCTCGCTGTACCGCATGCAGTTTCGCGAGTCGGAATAA
- a CDS encoding polysaccharide deacetylase family protein, giving the protein MAIPILMYHQVGTLPPRGTPYRGLTVDAAAFRRQMSWMRRLGYRGLSMRDLMPYLRGQRAGKVFGITFDDGYRNVHRNAMPVLAELGFTATNYFVARQFGGSNVWDHAHGVPPSPLMTAAEMREWAASGNEVGSHTLDHVHLPQLPPDEARRQIGASRRELEDALGGPVTAFCYPYGEYNAALMDMAREAGYDNATLTKRGLANAQDDPMGLPRVLIAGSTGLFGFLRKTLTSLEDRKRRRW; this is encoded by the coding sequence ATGGCGATCCCTATCCTCATGTACCATCAGGTCGGCACGCTGCCGCCGCGCGGCACGCCTTATCGCGGCCTGACCGTGGACGCGGCCGCCTTCCGTCGGCAGATGTCCTGGATGCGCCGCCTGGGCTATCGGGGATTGTCCATGCGCGACCTGATGCCGTATCTGCGCGGTCAACGGGCCGGCAAGGTCTTCGGCATTACCTTCGACGACGGCTACCGCAACGTGCATCGCAACGCGATGCCGGTGCTGGCGGAGCTGGGCTTCACCGCCACGAACTACTTCGTCGCCCGGCAGTTCGGCGGCAGCAATGTCTGGGACCATGCGCACGGCGTCCCCCCGTCGCCGCTGATGACCGCCGCGGAAATGCGCGAATGGGCGGCCAGCGGCAACGAGGTCGGCTCGCACACCCTTGATCACGTGCATCTGCCACAGCTCCCTCCGGACGAGGCGCGCCGCCAGATCGGCGCGTCGCGCCGCGAACTGGAAGACGCGCTGGGCGGCCCGGTGACGGCATTCTGCTATCCCTACGGCGAATACAACGCGGCGCTCATGGACATGGCGCGCGAGGCCGGCTACGACAACGCCACGCTGACCAAGCGCGGCTTGGCGAATGCGCAGGACGATCCCATGGGGCTGCCGCGCGTCCTCATCGCGGGATCCACGGGCCTGTTTGGCTTCCTGCGCAAGACCTTGACGTCGCTGGAGGACCGCAAGCGCCGCCGTTGGTAG
- a CDS encoding YdcF family protein, whose protein sequence is MSIVSLLAYLIVPLYLCLVLVVLGLVLALFRWRKTGMALALAGVAWAYAWSLPATTLWLGGILESEYPYRAPAELPTADAIVVLGGNIANDRQNWFLPYDRETAIRRFQTAEQLYDAGRAPKIVLSGGALSGDVSEAEGMAYALRQSGVPRSAMILENDSRTTYENAILTEGQLKEHDIRTVLLVTSALHMPRAMAAFRKQGVTAIPAPSQPQIVLPASPRISPWLPDERAFDASRSIIKEYTGLFLYWVRGWI, encoded by the coding sequence ATGTCCATCGTCAGTCTTCTCGCGTATCTCATCGTCCCGCTGTATTTGTGCCTGGTGCTCGTGGTCCTGGGTCTGGTGCTGGCCCTCTTCCGCTGGCGCAAGACCGGCATGGCCCTGGCGCTGGCCGGCGTGGCGTGGGCCTATGCCTGGTCGCTGCCCGCGACCACGCTGTGGCTGGGCGGCATCCTGGAAAGCGAATATCCCTATCGGGCGCCGGCCGAACTGCCGACCGCGGACGCCATCGTCGTGCTGGGCGGCAACATCGCCAACGACCGCCAGAACTGGTTCCTGCCCTATGACCGCGAAACGGCGATCCGGCGCTTCCAGACGGCGGAACAGCTGTACGACGCCGGCCGCGCGCCGAAAATCGTACTGTCCGGGGGTGCGTTGAGCGGCGATGTCAGCGAAGCGGAAGGCATGGCGTATGCGCTGCGCCAGTCCGGCGTGCCGCGCAGCGCGATGATCCTGGAGAACGACAGCCGGACGACGTACGAGAACGCCATCCTGACGGAAGGGCAGTTGAAGGAGCACGACATCCGTACGGTGCTGCTGGTGACCTCGGCCCTGCACATGCCCCGAGCCATGGCGGCCTTCCGCAAACAGGGCGTGACGGCGATTCCCGCGCCGTCGCAGCCGCAGATCGTCCTGCCGGCCTCGCCGCGGATCTCGCCGTGGCTGCCAGACGAACGGGCTTTCGATGCCAGCCGCTCCATCATCAAGGAATACACCGGTCTGTTCCTGTACTGGGTGCGGGGGTGGATCTGA
- a CDS encoding YkgJ family cysteine cluster protein — protein MTAALACRPGCGACCIAPSITRPLPGMPSGKPAGVRCAQLTDDMRCAVFGKPERPDFCGGLRPAADMCGSDREYAIAWLARLEKATAP, from the coding sequence ATGACCGCCGCCCTCGCCTGCCGGCCCGGATGCGGCGCCTGTTGCATTGCGCCATCGATCACGCGGCCGTTGCCGGGCATGCCGTCGGGCAAGCCGGCCGGCGTGCGCTGTGCGCAGCTGACCGACGACATGCGCTGCGCGGTCTTCGGCAAGCCGGAACGGCCAGACTTCTGCGGCGGACTGCGCCCGGCCGCCGACATGTGCGGATCCGATCGTGAATACGCCATCGCGTGGCTGGCGCGGCTGGAAAAGGCGACCGCGCCGTAA